In Euphorbia lathyris chromosome 2, ddEupLath1.1, whole genome shotgun sequence, the sequence GGACTTAAGCAGGCTGGAAGGCAATGGAATAAAGCTTTCACAAACAAGTTGATTCAATTGGGATATGTGAAATCCATACATGATTATTGTCTATTTACTAAAAGAACAACAGATGGCCAATTCCTTGCATTAATtgtatatgttgatgatgtaCTTATAACTGGTACATCAATGGAATTGATTGCagaaactaaaagagctttgaATGAGTCATTCACTATCAAAGATATGGGAGAAGCCAAGTATTTTTTGGGAATAGAACTAGCAAGATCAGACAAAGGTTTGCTTATTTCTCAATCAAAGTATATCAGGGATTTGATAAAGGATGCTGGATTGACAGAAGCTCATAGTGTAACTAGTCCTTTTGCATCAGGTGTTAAACTTGATGATGAAGGTTCTCCACTATACACTGAACCAGAGAGATACAGAAGAATGGTTGGCAGGTTGCTTTACCTTGGATTCACAAGGCCTGATATTTCCTTTGCTACACAACAATTGAGTCAGTATATGAGCAATCCAACAGTAATACATATGGAGACAGCAATACAtgtggtgaaatatttgaagaaTTCAATTAATGTTGGTTTGTTCTATGGTGTGGCAGCTGATTTGCGAAACATGGAGGCATACTGTGATTCAGATTGGGGAAGGTGCAAAATCACACGTAAGTCAGTAACCGGATATTGTGTTTTTATAGGGAAAAATTTGGTGTCTTGGAAGTCCAAAAAGCAAGGAACAGTCAGCAAAAGCTCTGCTGAAGCAGAGTACAGGGCTATGTCCACAACATCTTGCGAACTTAAATGGTTGTCATACTTATTATCTGAATTCAGGTATCAACCACAATTGCCGGTTCCCTTATATTGTGATAACCAAGCAGCCATTCACATAGCGGCTAATCCAGTATTTCATTAGCAAATGAAACATGTTGAAATAGATTGCCATATAGTCGGACAGCATATGGAATCAGGGTTTATTAGCACTCCTTATGTGAGTTCTTCTCAACAAATTGCTGATTTACTAACAAAGCCTTTGACATGACCTCAGATGGTCACAGCTTTGCATAAGATGCAGTTGTACACTTATGCAGATTATGGTTGTGCAAGTTGAAATTCAGAGTATCTCAACTTGAGGGGAGGCTGTTAGAATATATTGACCATCGTCTATATTAGTGTCATATAGACAAACCATTGTCTATATGATTGTCATATCGACAGACCATTGTCTATACTGGTGTCATATAGACAGAGGTTATATCATTGTCTATATTAGTGTCATATAGATAAAGGTATTAGTGTCTTTATGTATAATTGTAATTGTTTGACTATAAATACTGTAATCCTCTCTATTTCATATATACGAAAAtatctctttctcttcatcaaTATTCAATTCCAGTTAGGTTAATagtaaccgaaaacataattgAATCGAAGgtttttgttaatattattcGGTTAGGTGGTTTTTATGTACAGGTGTTATTCGATATCCAGTTATTTCAATCCGGTTTGATTTTCAAATCGGCCGACCATTAAACACCCCTAATTggttggttttgaacaaaatagtTTATAAATCACGGCCGCCTAACACATCAACATGTATAATGACTCATGAAAAaaggtttaaaatattatttaactattgatctatccaaaaactTGTCATTTGACTATTATCATGTTATCTTCACATTTGACTTATATTATCTTAATTGGTGAATTTTGATATAGAAATTTACTGTTATCCATTATATGTGATAATATTTTGACatctaatattttaaaatttatttaccatataaatttttttatgcgtaaaataattaattagattagtaATCTCTGGAATAAAATTTATCTAGAATAAATGCCTTGTCCAAGGGTTTTAAGGAGGTTTTAAAAGCTTCCCATCTGTTAAAGGCGCTGGCTTTTCTTCATCCGATTCTTACAAACCCAACTCACCAATTAGCATCCATTCTTACAAATCAAATTCGTCTTCCAACTCATTCAAACCTACAATGATCTCTTCTGATCCCAAAACCCCTGAATCACCAACAAACACGACGCCAGATGATGAAAAGTCGAAAGAACCCGCAAGCTCCTCATTTGGAACTCAAAGCGCGCAAGAATCAGATCAAGGAGATGAAACCTCTAAAAATCCTGGGGAAACTGTTCAAGGAGAAGAGGGTGAGGAAGACGATGGAGAAGAGGGAGAGTGCGGATTCTGTTtgttcatgaaaggaggtgGGTGCAGAGATGTTTTTATAGATTGGGAGAATTGCATCAAAGAGGCAGAGGATAAGGAGGAGAATATTGTCAACAAGTGTTTCGATGTTACTTCGGCTTTGAGGGAGTGTATGCAGGCTAATGCCGAATATTATGAGCCAATTTTGCGGGCAGAGAAGGCTGCAGAAGAGGAGGCCATGAAGGAATTGgacaaggaaaaggaaaaggaaaaggctTCAAAAGAATCACAGCCAAATTCCGTCGAGAATCAAGAGAAGGCTGTGGATCCTAAAGACTCAAAAAGCGACAATTAGATGGTTAGATGATTCTTGAAAGCAAATTCAGCTTATTTATTCTAACTTCAGCTGATTAAATTATAGAGCAAAttaggaaattcggattttATTTCTTACTTGGATATCTGGTTATATGAGATAATTACTGCAGAAAATAAATGATTATTTGTTTCCCACAATCTTAATAACTATGGTTTTGGCCAGCCAGTTCTTGTTATGTTCTGGTTATCTTGTTTTACTGGATGATGTTTAAGTAATAACTTCGATCAGATTTGTAGCTAGCTGCTTGTAGTAGTTGATTTATCTGATGGATTGCAGATGATATGTTTACATCAGAATTGATGGTTTATGATTTCATTCACTAATCTGATTTATGCGGTCATTGGCCAATGGGATAAGAATGCATTGATATTTCTTTCTGATATTGTTATTCTAGATAGTCTATTGAATGTAGTTTCTAATGAACAATGCTGAGAGTGTAGAAGAAATTCCATTTCAGTAGTTGGATAATACTCATTTGGGGGAGATTGTTCTGAGAATTAGTAGATTTGTGCCTAGAGTTGCTAAATAAAGAAGCAAATAGTTCAAGAAACCAGATCAAAGTCATAGCTTCTGTCATTGTTGACTTGATCTTCTAAATGAATACTAGCTGCTACATATGAAGAGATTTTGTATTGTGCTTGTTGTTGTTACTTTCTCAATTTTTTCCCCATGTGGTTGTTTAAATCTAGAATGAAGGTTTATATATGTCAAATATGGTTCACAAAGGTGTTCATTCACCAAATAGTTGAGGCCTGAAGCAGTTGGTTCTAAATAGGGAGAGCAATTTGGAcccaatatttatatatttgattaGTAGATAATAAGATGTGCTAAGACTAGAATGAAAAGTTACATACGGGGTTGTTTTAGACTAGTATGGAAGTCTCTATTTGTTGAATTTGGTTTTACAAAGGTTAATTCACCTTATCGCTAGGCATGAAGACATTGGTTCTAAATATGGAGAGCAATTTTTTCTGGCaatgttttaaatatttaacttataGACGAGAAGATGTGCTAAAGAAGGTGAATTATGAAAGAGATATATACTTCTAGTTTAGAGTTTTCTGTACCCATGATATCATGTGAACGATCTGCTAAAGTATAACAGTAGCTGCTTGATCTCTTATAACTTTATGCTTGCGCTCTGTTGATGTTTTTGTCACATGCCATTGCATAAGTATAACAGTAGCTGCTTGATCTTGAAGACCCTGCTAAGGTCTTCTGTTTAGTTTTCTAGGTGAGACAGAGAACATTTCGTTCATTATCCATAATTTTCCAGGCCATTGAATAGTTGCAGAGGGACAAATAGTTTAACTCTTAAATTGATTGATTCAAGTACAAAATTCTGTAATATACAAGGAGGCATTGGATATAGTTCTCCTGCTACTTCTATAGTTAATATGAGAAAGCTAAGAAGGATAACCTATCAGTAATATTTTTTTGGATGCTTTCTATATCTTACATTTTCGGCAGAATGAAAGATCGTTCAGTTTTCTCAGCTTATAAACATTTAGTTCAGTCTTTTTCCCCCTTGAGGCTAAGACATCTCCTTGTTGATATTGTTCGGTGATGTGTATTTGATGGAGGATGAGAATAAATCAATCTGAAATAAGATGGCTGATTGCTACCTCCATGATATCATTTTACTTCAGCTCTTCTAGGCATAGTGTTAGAGAGACAGGttatctttctcattttttatccTTCATGTTTGTAAGTTCTGTGGATTGTTAATGGCTTCTATATGAGATTTATACACATGATGAACTTAGAAACTACTTTATGCAATTTGGTTATTATGCGTTAGTTTCCAGTTAACAGCTAACATAAACTAGAACTACCAGACATATAAATCAAAAATATTTCTATTATTTGCCTAATATGAGCTTAGAGATGGATCTATTTATCCATACTTCTCTCAAATTCATACATAAACATAGATAggaaatatgagtgcatggtcATGATTGCTAGGATAAACAATTTTCCTCTATTAGTTAATATCCTGCTGCTGCCTGAAACCTTAGTAATGAAAAGAAAGGTTATTCTATTCGTCTTTGTCGTCCTCATCATAGTTGAAAGGTAGTGGAACTGACTTGAATGCACGGTATTTTCCAACATTGTTCAAATGCTCATTCTCCAACCTGTTCAACATTATTTCCAGTTATCAACATTGTTTCGAACTTCAAATTTTCATTAACAATCAGATTTTACCTAAAGAAACTCCACACTCCTCGACGGATAATCTCAAGACTAGCAACAATAGCTACGGTTGTTTCTTTGTGCAAGCTAGAGATTTTCAAGCCCATAACAGTTTGCAGCCATGCAAATCTCAGCAACACATTCAATACCTATATATGCATATCAACCATTTTAGTTTCATAAGAAAGACACTGAAATAACATGAAACGATATATACTTTGTTTTGTGAGAGATTGATTAGTTCGAGTTTAATCAGAACCTCTCCCAATTAAGAAGATTTTCTGCTTGAGCTAGGTATAGAACTCGAGACACAGCTTCAGAGACTAGATGAATTTGCATTACTAACCATTGCTAGAAAATATACAGATTTGTAAGGAACAAGGAGTTTGTCCCTGAGCCAGGGATTTTTGGAATGGGGCCGAAGAAGTCCCCAATCGTTTACGAAATCCCAATATGTACTAAAGCTTGCTGCTGCTATTGAGAATATCCATACAAATATTACCCAACTATCGTCTTTGTATAGGCTGTAAGCTGTCCGCAGGACAACTGCGAATATCGTTAGCAAATATTTCAATCCATTGTATCCTTGATGTGCATCTTTCTCTTCAACGAGCCGTCGCGCGCACTGAAGTAGACGAATCCAGTATGGAATCACAGCAACAATGAAGTAGAATATGTTGTATACAACATTTGTTTTGCAGCTGTTTTCTCTGACTTTATAGTCTCCCCAGCCATAGTAGCAGACATAGAACTCCAGACTTCTGAACAATTGAACCTGTATCCAAcaatttttttatgttgttagtATCGCATCAAAcattaacaaatttatattaaatatgGCATTTATTGCTGGTCAGTTGCTAACCTCGCTAGTTAGATGATCTGCCAAGAAGAAATCAGGGAGTCTGACCTggaaaacaaacaaacttaTTTTAAAGTTATTTAAATCCGGTATCTGAAAGTTTCATCCGAGTCGTTTTGTATATTTTACCTTGTAGAGGGGAGCAGCTATACAACGAAAGACACATACAAGGAAGAAGAAGCGATTGGAGCGGAATAAGACATTGAATGGAAGGAACAGTAGCACAAGTAGAAACTTCAGCAGGACAAAACAAATATGATAAGTTTCATTAAGTTAGATGAAGAAACAAATTGATTAGATTAGTTGAAGAATCTTACTATAACCAAAATTAGAGGTAGAAGTTCGGTATATTTCTGATAGTCTAAGGTTTTCGGGTCCATTTCCATGTCAAGATTAGCAAGAATACAGAGCAGTGCTAATACTGCAATACCGAAAGCGATAAGAAGAACTTCTCTATATCCTATTTCCTTTCCTTGTTGAAAACCAAATATAAATGCATAATTCACTCTGAATCTCCTCCACAAATATATATTTGCAGCAAACATAATCATGTGTAGGACAAGGAATCCGAAACAGCTGCAAGAGACCACTTCAATTTATAAGTCATTTTTGTCAAACATCCATATGAATTGGTTTTGTTCTTAGGATTACCTGTAAAGTGGAAACATCGTTGACATATATACTTCTCTTCCGGATTTATtcatgagattttgaaaatgaaTAATCAGACAAAGGTCTAATATCAGAGCGAAGCAGCAACCCGAAAAGAAACCTGGAAAATTAACAGATTAATGTACTGATTGCAGTAAACACCAAATTAAAGACAGCTTTTTACCCATTGCAAATGTTGTCCTGTGTCTTTCTATTTTGGCCAGTGGTCTCAAGATGTTCATGCCCTTTCGACGATTCGAATTTGCGAAATGCTTGATGAATGTAGCTTCTACCCTTTCCATGAGTTTGTTTACCTGTCATGTGTACATATATAGGTGTTGTTGTTAGTTTTAAGCAAGTATGGAATTGAAGAGAAAGATGAGATTAGATAGTGAATAGCTCACTTCATCCGAGTTACCGAGGTAGGAATTATCGACTGATTTCATGTATGGTTTTGATGCATTTCTTGATGTAATCTGTAGCAAAAAAAGAAGCAGATGAATAAAAATGATctgggttttagctacatatatcatatgtttataaactaaattacCTTATCATACTTCTTCATGATTTTGGAAAATCCCAAGGTATTCAAGAAACTGAAACTCTTGAGAAGGCGAAGTTTGTGGTGAAATTCAATGAAAGCGAGCTTGAGTTGCTCCTCTACTCTCCGAAGATTTTCTTTTGTGAATTTCAGTTCATTCGTCTGGTCGACTTTGAGGAATTCTTTAATGGTGGAACGAGGACTTTCACGTGTGTTGTTCATCTTCACATGGTCAAGTACCTCTAATTGACCAGGTTTATTTCCTTTCTTTTTACTAGGCTTTCTATCATTATCATCATCGTCGTCATCTCTTTTACCATAATTCAATTCATCTGAGTTTTCATCTTCTTCGATCACATCCATAACATGAACTCTTCCTACAAACCAACAACttctaaataacaaaaaaaaaaaaaaaacaatacaaaACATATGAATCGAACTCTTACTCATTGTTCGAGCCCCGAAAGGGGTAGAAGCAGCCAAAGCAGCAGTAGAAGCAGCGACATCAGAAGCGAGACGAGTCATATCAGCAGTTCTATCAGACCAACCGTCGGGATTCTCAACTTTGATTCTAAAAGCAATCAAAGCATCCATTTGTTTATTCAACAAATCAGCTTCTTTCATGACTTCATCAGCTTTCTTCTTGTAAAACTTGTTCACCTTATTCAATTCATTATCAAGTCTTTTGAAATAAACAAGCTCATACTCTCCACCTTCATCAGAAGACATTAGGAAAATAGTTTCAAAGCTCTCGGAGCCCTCGCGGTGCACATTATTAACCAAAATGGCTTGGCATTCCATGtcattagaagaagaagaagaggaagaggaagttgGGGTGTAATTTCTTGTCAAACCACTGAAAGCTCTGTACAAAGTTAGCTTTCTTGTCAAACCACCACCAGATGatgatgttgttgttgttgttggagGTGGCTTATATCTTTGTATTTCTCTCAAAAGGGTTTTTAAGAAATTATAATCCATGTATGCTTCTTTCCATTCTGGCACCAGTTGTGCCCTGAATTCTTTCCCAAACTTcattcttttttgttttgtagCAGCAAAATGAGTGATCAATTCAGCTTCTCATTCGACATCCACCGTCGCCTTGACACGACCCGTTTAATACATTACAATATATATCACATACATAATACATTGTTTCTAATCAAAATTcttacaaacaaaaaaaaagtttttttgtttttattctctagagaaaatatcaaattttatgagaaataaaattgaattctTTCAAAATGCAGAAAATGAATGTTAAGATTAACCAGAAGAGGAAAATGTGACAAATTGAAAAGAAcctttgaatatatatatatatagggtttgCCTGAAAAGGAATagataaagaaattaatttaaaaaagtaGAGAGAAACAAAAGATCATACAATGTCAATGGGGGAGACAATGTTGATTCCATCATTTTTCCGGTGGTAGAAATGTGGATCTGGAAACAATCTGAAACCAGAAGAaagtaaattgaattaaaaacaacagtaaaaattatttattttaacacactattttcacatttataTTCGGGAATGTTTTTCTTCTttagagaaatgatatttgtcCTTtcacaaaaattttaaaaaaatctttGGCCAATTTTAGTCCAGTCCTTGTATTATTGTTGTAACATTTTCTATCAGTTTTGAAATGACCTCAATCCAATAGCAAACAATTAGGAGGGACTGAATTCCGCGTCTCTTCAGTGAGAAAATGAATAGTAAAAGTACCTTAAGCTTTATTTCCAATATTATTTATAGATAATTACATATTTAAAGTGTTTCACACTTTACACGTGTAAGCTCCTGATTGCATTCGGTAATGTATATTTTTACGTGTAAATCTCTAATTGGCTTCGAACTCCTTTCCCTTTATGTCATTTCGTAATATACGACGTATTCAAAGGATTGTAGTTTGAGGTCGGAAACGTTGATTGGTTCACATGTTTAGCTAGTTTCAATTCAAGTCTTTGTATGTGCCACAATCCTTTAAACTTGATAAGTATGGTCCCTTTCACTGGTTTGGTTGGCCCAATTATTTtatgggctaattacaaatctagcccaattaagaggggtcatttacatatctaacccactttgcttctattttatcaaattagattatttcatccactttggacaaaattactcTTAGTTCTATTAATCGATGGATCGATTTCTGATATCAATTGTTAGCCATTTTTGAAGTATTATattcaatttcccgtagaaatggtatgtttttagcttatacgtctgcttttctcgctggtcttgcctctttcttcatctataatggtatcgtttcaatttttttaattttccaccatttttctccattattgtcgcatttcgtcgcaaatgcgacaatatTTGTCGCagttcgtcacaaatgcgacaatatTTGTCGCagttcgtcacaaatgcgacaagagttgtcgcatctgcgacaagagttgtcgcatctgCGAAATTCGtcataaatgcgacaacaatggaggaaaatggtggaaaatatagaaaattgaaacgataGCATTAtaaatgaagaaagaggcaagaccagcgaAAAAAGCAGGCGTATAGactaaaaacataccatttttacgggaaattgaacataatacttcaaaaatctcaaaaatcgctaacgattgataTCAAAAATCGAAGAAGATgagccgaagaagaagaagaagatgatgatgatgatgatgatgatgatgatgatgaagcgGAAAAAGAAGAAACAGAAGCAGATCCATCGatcaatagaactaagggtaattttgtccaaaatggatgaaatggtctaatttggtaagatggaaACAAAGTggattagatatgtaaatgacccctcttaattgggctagatttgtaattagcccttattttATCTCATATCAATctgtatttttataattttatattctgAAAATTTAAGTTATTTGATGTGTTATATAATGTTGTGTTGCAATCATATAGTATTTCACTTTTGAATAGAGGATAATTATTTTTaagcaataataaaaaaatagaggGTTGTATGTTATGAcataatagtaaaaaaaaaaacaacacaaaataaataaatttgatgTAAAAGTCAAATATTGTGAAATAATAGTATATTCGTAAtaagtgatttttttatttaactaaaatttttAAGTGATGTTATCAAACAAGTTAAATATTTAAGCACTTAATATATTAACtgtttctttcaaaaaaaaaaaaaatatatgtctTTAGTCATGGGACACAATCAGTATTAAGTGGGACGTGAGCTTAAGGAATTATGTCACATTAGACAATAATTATCATGTCATTTATGTAACGACTCGATCCTGGAATGGTGGCATAGGAGTAAAAAGCCCGAGCAAACATAAATTTTATAATACATTGGGAGTACAATATCCTTTAGTTATAAAAagagatttatattttttttattatatctacaCGAAACGATTGTAGCATTAATTCTTttatctatatattttttaaggaGTAACATACTCGAGGAGTATTctaatttttcttcttctgaatAATGAGCAATTCTAAAAGATCACGATAAGGGTAGAAAAGAACTCTTACATAAATTGGGAGAGAGTTATTATGGTAATTAGCAAGGAGTGTTTCCAATACATGTATCGATTTTataactataaaactaaaagAGAAAGTTAGGACTTAGAATAATATCTACATACGGTTTTCACAACAAATAATCTTCTcttttctttcacaatttataCCAAGCGCTCTTAAAATTCGAATTTCCCATCAACATGCACTTCCCTCAGTATTTTTAACATATCTCATATTGTTTCAGTTCTATTTTGGGTGATTCAAATTGTGTTGGAAAGTTAAGGCAAAAATGTACAACTTTTATGAGATCACAAGAGATGAATTTAGGAGGAAGATAAACTTATGGAGAATCGCCGATCG encodes:
- the LOC136220299 gene encoding uncharacterized protein; translated protein: MISSDPKTPESPTNTTPDDEKSKEPASSSFGTQSAQESDQGDETSKNPGETVQGEEGEEDDGEEGECGFCLFMKGGGCRDVFIDWENCIKEAEDKEENIVNKCFDVTSALRECMQANAEYYEPILRAEKAAEEEAMKELDKEKEKEKASKESQPNSVENQEKAVDPKDSKSDN